In one window of Pseudomonas benzenivorans DNA:
- a CDS encoding DUF4404 family protein, whose protein sequence is MPANRLQQQLEALRKQLEEDPPLNEEERASLYLLTQEIELQLARQAAAAPDATLIDGVNLAVERFEVSHPTLAGTLRNILQSLANMGI, encoded by the coding sequence ATGCCTGCAAATCGTCTGCAGCAGCAACTGGAAGCACTGCGCAAGCAGCTGGAAGAGGACCCGCCGCTCAATGAAGAGGAACGGGCCTCACTCTATCTGCTGACCCAGGAAATCGAACTGCAGCTGGCCCGTCAGGCCGCGGCGGCACCGGATGCCACGCTGATCGACGGGGTCAACCTGGCCGTGGAGCGCTTCGAGGTCAGCCACCCGACGCTGGCCGGCACCCTGCGTAATATCCTGCAGAGCCTGGCCAATATGGGGATCTGA
- the queF gene encoding NADPH-dependent 7-cyano-7-deazaguanine reductase QueF (Catalyzes the NADPH-dependent reduction of 7-cyano-7-deazaguanine (preQ0) to 7-aminomethyl-7-deazaguanine (preQ1) in queuosine biosynthesis) has product MHPAVEHSPLGKSSEYIAIYSPSLLFPIPRAPKWAELGLTAETLPYQGVDLWNCFELSWLLPSGKPVVAIGEFAIAADSPNIIESKSFKLYLNSLNQTVFADTDELVAVLQADLSAAAGKPVAVRVRSLGEVAAEGVATLPGACIDELDVAISNYAQPQPQLLRCEPGRIVEESLHSHLLKSNCPVTGQPDWGSLVVQYRGAALDHASLLAYLVSFRQHADFHEQCVERIFLDLLRLLEPEQLTVYARYVRRGGLDINPYRSTAAIRPDNRRLVRQ; this is encoded by the coding sequence ATGCATCCCGCCGTCGAACATTCGCCCCTGGGCAAGTCCAGCGAATACATCGCCATCTATTCGCCGTCCTTGCTGTTTCCCATCCCGCGCGCGCCGAAATGGGCCGAGCTGGGACTGACGGCCGAGACCCTGCCCTATCAGGGGGTGGATCTGTGGAACTGCTTTGAACTGTCCTGGCTGTTGCCGTCGGGCAAGCCGGTGGTGGCCATCGGCGAGTTCGCCATTGCGGCGGATTCGCCGAACATCATCGAGTCGAAGTCGTTCAAGCTCTACCTCAACTCGCTCAACCAGACGGTCTTTGCCGATACCGACGAACTGGTCGCCGTGCTGCAGGCCGACTTGTCAGCAGCGGCCGGAAAGCCGGTCGCTGTGCGTGTGCGCAGTCTGGGCGAGGTTGCCGCCGAGGGTGTGGCGACGTTGCCGGGGGCGTGCATCGATGAGTTGGATGTGGCCATCAGCAACTACGCGCAACCGCAGCCACAGCTGCTGCGTTGCGAGCCGGGGCGGATCGTCGAGGAGAGCCTGCATAGCCACCTGCTCAAGTCGAACTGCCCGGTCACCGGCCAGCCGGACTGGGGCAGCTTGGTGGTGCAGTACCGCGGCGCGGCGCTAGATCATGCAAGTCTGCTGGCCTATCTGGTGAGCTTCCGCCAGCATGCCGACTTCCATGAGCAATGCGTGGAGCGGATTTTCCTCGACCTGCTGCGCCTGCTCGAGCCCGAACAGCTGACGGTGTATGCGCGCTATGTGCGTCGTGGCGGGTTGGATATCAATCCCTACCGCAGTACTGCGGCGATTCGGCCGGATAATCGCCGCCTGGTCCGTCAGTAA
- a CDS encoding LysR substrate-binding domain-containing protein, with protein MANYPSIDSELLRTFVAIADHGGFTRAAEVVNRTQSAVSMQMKRLEEDVLERPLFQRDGRQVSLTAEGQVLLGYARRILKLHGEVMTTLREPHMVGAVRIGTPDDYVMRFMPGILSRFAQAYPLVQVELHCEPSFSLLQRQDLDLTIVTREPGTEIGQLLRQERIVWAEAQGFSAHEQEPLPLAMFNAQCFCRSWACNALDAMEREYRIAYTSPSLSAIMAVVSAGLAITAQLQSLIPSDQRIIGEAEGLPAMPSASIVLLRNSHTQSPVTETLAEHIIEGFKL; from the coding sequence ATGGCCAACTACCCGAGTATCGACAGCGAGCTGCTGCGCACCTTCGTCGCCATCGCCGACCACGGCGGTTTCACCCGCGCCGCGGAAGTGGTCAATCGCACCCAGTCGGCGGTGAGCATGCAGATGAAGCGCCTGGAAGAGGACGTACTAGAGCGCCCGCTGTTCCAGCGCGACGGCCGCCAGGTCAGCCTGACCGCCGAGGGTCAGGTACTGCTCGGTTATGCCCGGCGCATCCTCAAGCTGCATGGCGAGGTGATGACCACCCTGCGCGAGCCGCACATGGTCGGTGCCGTGCGCATTGGCACGCCGGACGATTACGTGATGCGCTTCATGCCGGGCATCCTCTCGCGTTTCGCCCAGGCCTATCCCCTGGTACAGGTGGAACTGCATTGCGAGCCCTCGTTCAGCCTGCTGCAGCGCCAGGATCTCGACCTGACCATCGTCACCCGCGAGCCGGGCACCGAGATCGGCCAACTGCTGCGCCAGGAACGCATCGTCTGGGCCGAAGCCCAGGGCTTCAGCGCCCACGAGCAGGAGCCGCTGCCCCTGGCGATGTTCAATGCCCAGTGTTTCTGCCGCTCCTGGGCCTGCAACGCCCTGGATGCCATGGAGCGCGAGTACCGCATCGCCTACACCAGCCCGAGCCTGTCGGCGATCATGGCGGTGGTCAGCGCCGGCCTGGCAATCACCGCCCAACTGCAAAGCCTGATTCCATCGGATCAGCGCATCATCGGCGAGGCCGAGGGTCTGCCGGCCATGCCGTCGGCGAGCATCGTGCTGCTACGCAACAGCCACACCCAGTCGCCGGTGACCGAAACCCTGGCCGAGCACATCATCGAGGGCTTCAAACTTTGA
- a CDS encoding HAD family phosphatase yields the protein MPTSTAPPAFSALLFGLSGCLVDFGARTLPLGLQRLRPDHTGGHASLEQLLDRTPQPHEHIAYEQALAGVADALAEPTPGATALLEALRQQNLPCAWLDELPPDASARLAASLPDWLAGTSTNDVGRPWPAPDACWHALMSLQIEQLEGCVLISGEPRLLQAGLNAGLWTIGLAACGPLCGKGPADWHALAPAERDELRTQATLSLYRLGVHSVIDQLTELGPCLTDLSARRHKGEKP from the coding sequence ATGCCCACATCCACCGCCCCGCCCGCCTTCTCCGCTTTGCTGTTCGGCCTGTCCGGCTGCCTGGTCGACTTCGGCGCGCGCACCCTGCCCCTGGGCCTGCAGCGCCTGCGCCCGGATCACACCGGCGGCCATGCCAGCCTGGAACAACTGCTCGACCGCACGCCACAGCCCCATGAGCACATCGCTTATGAGCAGGCCCTTGCCGGGGTGGCCGACGCGCTTGCCGAACCCACACCGGGAGCGACCGCATTGCTCGAGGCGTTGCGTCAGCAGAACCTGCCTTGTGCCTGGCTCGACGAATTGCCACCTGACGCCAGCGCCCGCCTGGCAGCCTCCTTGCCCGACTGGTTGGCGGGCACCTCGACGAACGATGTCGGCCGCCCCTGGCCAGCGCCGGACGCCTGCTGGCATGCCCTGATGAGCCTGCAGATAGAGCAACTGGAGGGTTGCGTGCTGATCAGCGGCGAGCCGCGCCTGTTGCAGGCCGGCCTTAACGCCGGCCTGTGGACCATCGGTCTGGCCGCCTGCGGCCCGCTCTGCGGGAAAGGTCCCGCGGACTGGCACGCGCTCGCCCCAGCCGAACGAGACGAGCTGCGCACCCAGGCGACCCTGAGCCTGTATCGCCTCGGCGTGCATTCGGTGATCGACCAACTGACCGAGTTGGGTCCGTGCCTGACGGACCTCAGTGCGCGCAGGCACAAAGGAGAGAAGCCATGA
- the efp gene encoding elongation factor P, translating to MKTAQEMKPNSVALIDGQPWLIQKAEFTKSGRNSAIVKMKLKNLLNGSKTETVYKADDKMEPVILERKEVNLSYISGEDYVFMDPDYNSYELRAEDLESVLPFIEEGMTDVCEAVFFEGKVISVDLPTTIVRQVVYTENAARGDTSGKVMKPAKLRNGTEIKVAEFVEIDDWIEIDTRDGSYKGRTQAPQA from the coding sequence ATGAAAACCGCACAAGAAATGAAGCCCAACAGCGTGGCCCTGATCGACGGCCAGCCGTGGCTGATCCAGAAGGCCGAATTCACCAAGTCCGGCCGCAACAGCGCCATCGTCAAGATGAAGCTGAAGAACCTGCTGAACGGCTCCAAGACCGAGACCGTTTACAAGGCCGACGACAAGATGGAGCCGGTGATCCTGGAGCGTAAGGAAGTGAACCTTTCTTACATCAGCGGTGAGGATTACGTGTTCATGGACCCGGACTACAACTCCTACGAGCTGCGTGCCGAAGATCTGGAAAGCGTACTGCCGTTCATCGAAGAAGGCATGACCGACGTCTGCGAAGCCGTGTTCTTCGAAGGCAAGGTGATTTCCGTCGACCTGCCGACCACCATCGTGCGCCAGGTCGTCTACACCGAGAACGCAGCCCGTGGCGACACGTCCGGCAAGGTGATGAAGCCGGCCAAGCTGCGCAACGGCACCGAGATCAAGGTCGCCGAGTTCGTCGAAATCGACGACTGGATCGAGATCGATACCCGTGACGGCTCCTACAAGGGCCGTACCCAGGCGCCGCAAGCCTGA
- a CDS encoding PhzF family phenazine biosynthesis protein, whose translation MQVKVRIVNAFVDDGQGGNPAGVVLQADGLSAAQKQAIAVQVGLSETAFVSRAQSAAFRLEFFTPTKQIAHCGHATVATFALLRQQGQVGEGWTSKETLDGNRDILIRGDMVFMEQHRPESLALTDEPRLLEALMAAMGIDPGQLLPGLWPARVSTGGAFVLLPLADEARVAALCPDQEALVRLSQRLELIGFYAFSPDTRRPGRAAGARMFAPYYGIAEESATGMAAGPLACFLHERMGVAGPRLLIEQGYLMHPPSPSLITVDLKLAGGRIERLLAGGLARVQHEVVLEL comes from the coding sequence ATGCAGGTCAAGGTGCGGATCGTCAACGCCTTCGTCGATGACGGTCAGGGCGGTAATCCCGCCGGCGTGGTGCTACAGGCCGATGGCCTGAGCGCCGCGCAGAAGCAGGCCATTGCCGTTCAGGTCGGCCTGTCGGAGACCGCCTTCGTGTCCCGTGCGCAGAGTGCGGCGTTCAGGCTGGAGTTCTTCACGCCGACCAAGCAGATCGCCCACTGTGGTCACGCCACCGTGGCCACCTTCGCCCTGCTGCGTCAGCAAGGACAGGTGGGCGAGGGCTGGACCAGCAAGGAGACTCTCGACGGCAACCGCGACATCCTGATCCGGGGCGACATGGTCTTCATGGAGCAGCATCGGCCCGAGTCATTAGCGCTTACGGACGAACCGCGCTTGCTCGAGGCGCTGATGGCGGCGATGGGCATCGATCCGGGTCAGTTGCTGCCCGGCCTGTGGCCTGCGCGGGTAAGCACCGGCGGCGCCTTCGTCCTGCTGCCGCTGGCCGACGAGGCCCGGGTCGCCGCGCTATGCCCGGACCAAGAGGCCCTGGTGCGCCTCAGTCAGCGCCTCGAGCTGATCGGTTTCTATGCGTTCTCCCCGGACACCCGCCGGCCTGGACGAGCAGCCGGGGCGCGGATGTTCGCGCCTTATTACGGCATCGCCGAGGAGTCGGCCACCGGCATGGCGGCCGGCCCCCTGGCGTGCTTTCTGCACGAGCGAATGGGCGTAGCGGGTCCCCGGTTATTGATCGAGCAGGGCTACCTGATGCACCCGCCATCGCCCAGCCTGATCACCGTCGATCTGAAACTCGCTGGGGGGCGTATAGAGCGACTGCTGGCCGGCGGGCTGGCGCGGGTGCAGCACGAGGTGGTCCTGGAGCTGTGA
- a CDS encoding MlaA family lipoprotein, whose amino-acid sequence MYVFGVNWTERLGRLVLCAGLALLPVAAQAAEEDPWEGFNRAIFRFNDTLDTYALKPLAQGYQTVTPDFIEDGVHNVFGNLGDVGNLANDLLQGKFHDAGVDTGRVIFNTTFGLLGFFDVATQMGLQRNDEDFGQTLGVWGLGNGPYIVLPLLGPSTVRDATGKIPDAYLEPYPYMGHVPTRNLTRGVDVIDTRASLLSAEKLISGDKYLFVRNAYLQNREFRMRDGEVEDDF is encoded by the coding sequence ATGTATGTATTCGGAGTGAACTGGACCGAGCGTCTAGGCCGATTGGTGCTATGTGCCGGCTTGGCGCTGCTGCCGGTTGCGGCGCAGGCTGCCGAGGAGGACCCCTGGGAAGGGTTCAATCGAGCCATCTTCCGTTTCAACGACACCCTCGATACCTATGCGCTCAAGCCCCTGGCTCAAGGCTATCAGACGGTCACTCCGGACTTTATCGAGGACGGCGTACACAACGTCTTCGGCAACCTCGGCGATGTCGGCAACCTGGCCAACGACCTGCTGCAGGGCAAGTTCCACGATGCCGGCGTGGACACCGGCCGGGTGATCTTCAATACCACCTTTGGTCTGCTCGGCTTCTTCGACGTGGCCACCCAGATGGGCCTGCAGCGAAACGACGAGGATTTCGGCCAGACCCTGGGCGTCTGGGGACTGGGTAACGGGCCCTACATCGTGTTGCCGCTGCTCGGGCCAAGCACCGTACGCGACGCCACCGGCAAGATTCCCGATGCCTACCTCGAGCCCTATCCCTATATGGGGCACGTGCCGACGCGCAACCTGACCCGTGGTGTTGACGTCATCGATACCCGCGCCAGCCTGCTGTCGGCGGAGAAGCTGATCAGTGGCGACAAGTACCTGTTCGTGCGCAATGCCTACCTGCAGAATCGCGAGTTCCGGATGCGCGATGGCGAGGTCGAGGACGACTTCTGA
- a CDS encoding PilZ domain-containing protein, giving the protein MSQSDRAYSEKRDYIRMRLEAPVTLHCADGEIPALCLDLSSTGMQLEAESRLNMGDKVRVHIASEHNELKGLDAQAEVVRVTQLDNGHQALGLTILSMN; this is encoded by the coding sequence ATGAGCCAAAGTGATCGTGCGTACAGCGAAAAACGCGATTACATCCGCATGCGCCTGGAAGCGCCGGTCACCCTGCATTGCGCCGACGGGGAGATCCCGGCGCTGTGTCTCGACCTGTCGAGTACGGGCATGCAACTCGAGGCCGAGTCGAGGCTCAACATGGGCGACAAGGTCAGGGTGCATATCGCCTCGGAGCACAACGAGCTCAAAGGTCTGGATGCGCAGGCCGAGGTGGTACGGGTCACGCAACTGGACAACGGTCACCAAGCGCTCGGCCTGACGATCCTCTCGATGAACTGA
- the pyrF gene encoding orotidine-5'-phosphate decarboxylase, which yields MSACQTPIIVALDFPTRDAALALADRLDPAQCRVKVGKELFTRCGPEIVKTLGDKGFEVFLDLKFHDIPNTTAMAVKAAAELGVWMVNVHCSGGLRMMAACRETLDKLGGPVPLLIGVTVLTSMEREDLAGIGLDLEPQQQVLRLAGLADQAGLDGLVCSAQEAQVLKSSYPSLQLVTPGIRPAGSAQDDQRRILTPQQALQVGSDYLVIGRPISQAADPAQALAALVAELA from the coding sequence ATGTCCGCTTGCCAGACTCCGATCATCGTCGCCTTGGATTTCCCGACCCGTGATGCCGCTCTGGCGTTGGCCGATCGCCTCGATCCTGCCCAGTGCCGGGTCAAGGTCGGCAAGGAGCTGTTCACCCGTTGCGGCCCGGAGATCGTCAAGACCTTGGGTGACAAGGGTTTCGAGGTGTTTCTCGACCTGAAATTCCACGACATCCCCAACACCACGGCGATGGCGGTCAAGGCCGCCGCCGAGCTCGGTGTGTGGATGGTCAATGTGCACTGCTCGGGAGGCCTGCGCATGATGGCGGCCTGTCGCGAGACCCTGGACAAACTTGGCGGTCCGGTGCCGCTACTGATTGGCGTTACGGTGCTTACCAGCATGGAGCGTGAGGACCTGGCCGGTATCGGCCTGGATCTGGAGCCGCAGCAGCAGGTGTTGCGCCTGGCCGGACTGGCCGATCAGGCCGGGCTGGACGGCCTGGTCTGCTCCGCTCAGGAAGCGCAGGTGTTGAAGTCCAGCTATCCGTCGCTGCAGCTGGTGACGCCGGGCATTCGCCCGGCCGGCAGCGCCCAGGACGACCAGCGGCGCATCCTCACCCCGCAGCAGGCGTTGCAGGTCGGTTCCGATTACCTGGTGATCGGTCGACCGATCAGCCAAGCTGCCGATCCGGCCCAGGCCCTGGCGGCGCTGGTGGCCGAACTGGCCTGA
- a CDS encoding sulfite exporter TauE/SafE family protein: protein MIDFALNLILGMLLGALGGLFGIGGGLIAIPVLGVLFGLDQQLAQGTALVMVVPNVLLALWRYHQRNRIDRRHALTLAASALLWAWLGSAWAVTLDAQRMRLAFVGFLLALALYNFSRVYWRTVAGSAGLRYPWPWLALLGSGAGLLGGLFGVGGAVLATPVLSAVFGTTQVVAQGLSLALAAPSTGVTLITYALHGRVDWALALPLASGGLLSISWGVRVAHALPERLLRALFAGFLLLCALLLGIKV from the coding sequence CTGATCGACTTCGCCCTCAATCTCATCCTCGGCATGCTGCTCGGTGCGCTGGGCGGGCTGTTCGGCATCGGTGGGGGGTTGATCGCGATTCCGGTCCTGGGCGTGCTGTTCGGCCTGGATCAGCAGCTGGCCCAGGGCACCGCCTTGGTCATGGTGGTGCCGAACGTGCTGCTGGCCCTGTGGCGTTACCACCAGCGCAATCGCATCGATCGACGTCACGCCCTGACCCTGGCCGCCAGCGCTCTGCTCTGGGCCTGGCTCGGCTCGGCCTGGGCCGTGACCCTGGATGCCCAGCGCATGCGCCTGGCCTTCGTCGGTTTCCTGCTGGCGCTGGCCCTGTATAACTTTTCGCGGGTCTACTGGCGCACGGTCGCGGGCAGCGCCGGGCTGCGTTATCCCTGGCCCTGGCTGGCGCTGCTCGGCAGTGGTGCGGGGCTGCTCGGTGGTCTGTTCGGGGTGGGTGGGGCGGTGCTGGCCACGCCGGTGCTGAGCGCGGTGTTCGGCACGACTCAGGTGGTGGCTCAGGGGCTGTCGCTGGCCCTGGCGGCGCCGAGCACCGGGGTGACGCTGATCACCTATGCCCTGCATGGCCGTGTCGACTGGGCGTTGGCCTTGCCGCTGGCGAGCGGCGGTCTGCTCAGTATCAGTTGGGGCGTGCGGGTGGCCCATGCGCTGCCCGAGCGGCTGTTGCGCGCACTGTTTGCCGGTTTCCTGCTGCTCTGCGCACTGCTGCTCGGGATCAAAGTTTGA
- the rssB gene encoding two-component system response regulator RssB, whose amino-acid sequence MHKTSATLLIIDDDEVVRASLAAYLEDSGFNVLQAANGLQGLEVFQREQPDIVVCDLRMPQVDGLELIRRINALGVETPVIVVSGAGVMTDAVEALRLGAADYLIKPLEDLAVLEHSVRRALDRAYLRQENQRYREKLEAANRELEASLHLLQEDQNAGRQVQINMLPVTPWQVDGLQFAHQIIPSLYLSGDFVDYFRVDDRRVAFYLADVSGHGASSAFVTVLLKFMTTRLLYESRRGGRLRKFKPSEVLSHINRGLINCKLGKHVTMLGGVIDEQSGQLHYSIGGHLPLPVLFSEGQAQYLSGRGLPVGLFEEAEYTDHVLELPESFSLTLLSDGILDLLPGDTLQDKEAALPELVVSAGGTLEGLRGVLGLANLADMPDDIALLVLSRNLA is encoded by the coding sequence ATGCACAAAACCAGTGCCACACTGCTGATCATCGATGACGACGAAGTAGTGCGCGCGAGCCTCGCGGCCTATTTGGAAGATAGCGGTTTCAATGTCTTGCAGGCCGCCAATGGCCTTCAAGGTCTGGAGGTGTTTCAGCGCGAGCAACCCGATATCGTGGTCTGCGATCTGCGCATGCCCCAGGTCGACGGTCTCGAGCTGATCCGCCGCATCAATGCGCTGGGCGTGGAAACACCGGTCATCGTGGTGTCCGGAGCAGGGGTGATGACCGATGCGGTCGAGGCCTTGCGCCTGGGCGCCGCCGACTACCTGATCAAGCCCCTGGAAGACCTCGCGGTACTCGAGCATTCGGTACGCCGTGCGCTGGATCGTGCGTACCTGCGCCAGGAAAACCAGCGCTATCGAGAGAAGCTGGAAGCCGCCAACCGTGAGTTGGAGGCCAGCCTGCATCTGCTGCAGGAAGACCAGAACGCCGGGCGCCAGGTGCAGATCAACATGCTGCCGGTCACCCCTTGGCAGGTCGATGGCCTGCAGTTCGCCCACCAGATCATCCCGTCGCTCTACCTGTCCGGAGACTTCGTCGATTACTTCCGGGTCGATGACCGGCGCGTCGCCTTCTACCTCGCCGACGTTTCCGGTCACGGCGCGTCCTCGGCTTTCGTCACCGTGTTGCTGAAGTTCATGACCACGCGACTGCTCTACGAGTCGCGACGCGGTGGGCGTTTACGCAAGTTCAAGCCTTCCGAGGTGCTCAGTCATATCAACCGTGGCCTGATCAACTGCAAGCTGGGCAAGCATGTGACCATGCTCGGCGGCGTAATCGACGAGCAGAGCGGGCAGTTGCATTACAGCATCGGTGGCCATCTGCCGTTGCCGGTGCTGTTCAGTGAAGGTCAGGCGCAGTATCTGAGCGGCCGTGGCCTGCCGGTCGGCCTGTTCGAGGAAGCCGAATATACCGACCATGTGCTGGAGTTGCCCGAGTCGTTCAGCCTGACGCTGCTGTCGGATGGCATCCTCGATCTGTTGCCGGGCGATACCCTGCAGGACAAGGAGGCCGCGTTGCCCGAGCTGGTCGTTTCGGCCGGCGGAACCCTGGAAGGGTTGCGCGGGGTACTTGGGCTGGCCAATCTGGCGGATATGCCGGATGATATCGCCTTGCTGGTGTTAAGCAGGAACCTTGCATGA
- a CDS encoding DUF1127 domain-containing protein, whose product MKGQRGYAIVQLLPGSGLSLGTLVRAAWHRLERWQQLARQRRQLATLNDEALKDLGLSRADVLQESERPFWDDPLVK is encoded by the coding sequence ATGAAAGGTCAAAGAGGTTACGCAATCGTACAGCTGCTGCCCGGGAGTGGTCTGAGCCTGGGCACCTTGGTCAGGGCTGCCTGGCATCGACTCGAGCGCTGGCAGCAGTTGGCCCGGCAGCGTCGGCAGTTGGCTACCCTTAATGATGAGGCGCTCAAGGATCTGGGCCTCAGCCGGGCGGACGTCCTGCAGGAGAGCGAGCGACCTTTCTGGGACGATCCCCTGGTGAAATAG
- a CDS encoding LysR family transcriptional regulator → MNPDNLTDQLGLFLDVLETGSFSAAARRHPLTPSAVARRIDTLERSLGSRLFSRSTHAVRATASGLAFAERARRILNELHLARAEAVSLSSAPEGLVRIDAPAPFGRRHLAPVLAEFLAAYPGLDVQLRLIDSFVDLQGAHLGEVDLVLRIGPLADTRLVATPLSPLIRVACASPDYLARRGIPRAPGELPEHDGLDWEGLMPPYAWRFEQDGRLQLYRPARRRLTANNAETLLYGALAGLGIAHLPTWLVSEHLLRGELVALFCENGLPPAEPSSIYALRLEREASSRAQLLLNFLKQRFGFPPPWDQALQAYLPQQR, encoded by the coding sequence ATGAATCCCGACAACCTCACCGACCAGCTGGGCCTGTTTCTCGACGTACTGGAAACCGGCAGCTTCTCCGCCGCCGCCCGTCGCCATCCCCTCACCCCCTCCGCCGTTGCCCGACGCATCGACACTCTGGAGCGCTCGCTGGGCAGCAGGCTGTTCAGCCGCAGCACCCATGCGGTGCGCGCCACGGCATCCGGCCTGGCCTTCGCCGAGCGGGCCAGGCGCATCCTCAACGAACTGCACCTGGCTCGAGCCGAGGCCGTCTCCTTGAGCAGCGCACCTGAGGGCCTGGTCCGCATAGACGCCCCGGCCCCCTTCGGTCGCCGCCACTTGGCGCCGGTGCTGGCCGAGTTCCTCGCCGCCTACCCGGGACTGGACGTGCAATTGCGCCTGATCGACAGCTTCGTGGACCTGCAAGGCGCGCACCTCGGCGAGGTCGACCTGGTCCTGCGCATCGGCCCGCTGGCCGATACCCGCCTGGTCGCGACGCCGCTTTCGCCCTTGATTCGCGTGGCCTGCGCCAGCCCGGACTACCTGGCACGGCGCGGCATACCTCGCGCCCCCGGCGAACTGCCGGAGCACGACGGCCTGGACTGGGAAGGCCTGATGCCGCCCTACGCCTGGCGCTTCGAGCAAGACGGCAGGCTGCAGCTCTACCGTCCGGCACGTCGGCGCCTGACCGCCAACAATGCGGAAACCCTGCTGTATGGGGCCCTCGCCGGCCTCGGCATCGCCCACCTGCCGACCTGGCTGGTCAGCGAGCACCTGCTGCGCGGCGAGCTGGTCGCACTGTTCTGCGAAAACGGCCTGCCGCCCGCCGAACCGAGCAGCATCTATGCCCTGCGCCTGGAACGTGAGGCGAGCTCGCGCGCCCAGCTGCTGCTCAACTTCCTCAAGCAGCGCTTCGGCTTCCCGCCGCCCTGGGACCAGGCGCTGCAGGCCTACCTGCCGCAACAGCGGTAA
- a CDS encoding phosphonate degradation HD-domain oxygenase, translating into MTFDSAQFTAQLGELFARRGHHPYGEAISQCQHALQCATLAERSGCDDNLVIAALLHDIGHLHEVPETAENHDSRHEQRAAELLRPLLPEAVWQPIRLHVAAKRYLCATDPAYHAALSPASRHSLALQGGPFAPREVTAFLRAPFAQQALVLRRLDDLGKDPAMQTPPLEHFHPRLERLLRA; encoded by the coding sequence ATGACCTTCGACAGCGCGCAGTTCACCGCCCAGCTCGGCGAGCTCTTCGCCCGGCGTGGCCATCACCCTTACGGCGAAGCCATCAGCCAGTGCCAGCATGCGTTGCAGTGCGCGACCCTGGCCGAGCGCAGCGGTTGCGACGACAACTTGGTGATCGCCGCCCTGCTGCACGACATCGGCCACCTGCATGAGGTGCCGGAGACGGCCGAGAATCATGACTCGCGGCATGAGCAACGCGCCGCAGAGCTGCTGCGTCCGCTGTTGCCCGAAGCAGTCTGGCAGCCGATCCGCCTGCACGTGGCGGCCAAGCGCTACCTCTGCGCCACCGACCCGGCCTACCACGCCGCACTCTCACCGGCCTCACGACACAGCCTGGCACTGCAGGGAGGCCCATTTGCCCCGCGCGAGGTCACCGCCTTCCTGCGTGCGCCCTTCGCCCAGCAGGCCCTGGTGCTGCGTCGCCTGGACGACCTGGGCAAGGACCCGGCCATGCAGACGCCACCGCTGGAACATTTCCATCCGCGGCTCGAACGTCTGCTCCGGGCTTGA